The genomic window GTCTTTGGCATATTCTAATATGTCTATTGTTATACCAACGTCCCAATCGCCCTTTGCTGAACCATCTTTGCGCGTGATATATGGCTTTAATTTAACTTCAAAACCTATTGCTCTTAAGATATTATGGAATTGTTTTTGTTTTTCGTCCGACTTGGCCGTGGCATAAGCATAGGCTTTTACCACTTCCCTGTCTTGTGTTGTTGTTGCCCAAAATTTATTATAATCAAAATTTGCTCTGAATATGTCTCTACTGGTGTAGTAAATATTTTGGACATCAACGAATATTGAGATCTTTTTTTTTATCATTTTACAAAACTTGAAGTTTTATGATAAAAAAGCTCAAGATAGATAGTTGCACAAACTATATGATTTCTAAATCAACAGCTTGGGTTTTTCCTCTTTGATCTTTCTCAGTTTGATATTCAACTTTAGCGCCTGCAACTAATGCATCTTCATTAACTGATTTTGAACCATTAATGTGAAAAAATACGTCGAATTTACCTGTATCGATAAAACCGTATTTTTTATCATTAAAATATTTTTTGATAACACCTGATTTTTTTTGCATGAAATAACCTCTATAACAAATAATTAAACTAATGTTTGGAAAAGCGATGTTTTTTA from Alphaproteobacteria bacterium includes these protein-coding regions:
- a CDS encoding NYN domain-containing protein — protein: MIKKKISIFVDVQNIYYTSRDIFRANFDYNKFWATTTQDREVVKAYAYATAKSDEKQKQFHNILRAIGFEVKLKPYITRKDGSAKGDWDVGITIDILEYAKDSDIIILASGDGDFAMLIKYIKEKYKLKTEIYGVENLTANALINEADKFVPITTKLLINKK
- a CDS encoding cold shock domain-containing protein, which codes for MQKKSGVIKKYFNDKKYGFIDTGKFDVFFHINGSKSVNEDALVAGAKVEYQTEKDQRGKTQAVDLEII